The Streptomyces cyanogenus DNA segment GGCCGAGCGCATCGCGCGCGAACTCGGCGACCAGACGTACCACTTCCTGTGCGAGCTGAAGGTCGACGGTCTCGCCGTCAACCTCACGTACGAGAAGGGCCGCCTCACCCGCGCGGCCACCCGCGGCGACGGCCGCACCGGTGAGGACATCACGCCGAACGTCCGGACGATCACGGAGATCCCGGACCGCCTGGCGGGCGACAGGGTGCCCGACCTGGTGGAGATCCGCGGCGAGGTCTACTTCCCGATGGAGAAGTTCCTCGAACTCAACGAACGCCTGGTCGCGGCCGGTGACAAGCCCTTCGCCAACCCCCGCAACGCCGCCGCCGGTTCGCTGCGCCAGAAGGACCCGCGGGTCACCGCCACCCGCCCGTTGCACATGGTCGTCCACGGCATCGGCGCCCTGGAGGGCTACACGGGCATGACCCGGCTCTCCCAGGCCTACGACCTGCTGAAGAGCTGGGGCCTGCCCACCTCCCCGCACAACAGGGTGGTCGACGACCTCGACGGCGTGCGGCAGTTCATCGCCCACTACGGCGAGAACCGCCACTCCGTCGAGCACGAGATCGACGGTGTCGTGGTCAAGCTGGACGAGATCCGCCTCCAGGGGCGGCTCGGCTCCACCGCGCGTGCGCCGCGCTGGGCGATCGCCTACAAGTACGCGCCGGAAGAGGTCAACACCAAGCTGATCGACATCAAGGTGGGCGTCGGCCGCACGGGCCGGGTCACGCCGTACGCCCAGGTCCAGCCGGTCACGGTCGCGGGCAGCGAGGTCGAGTTCGCCACCCTGCACAACCAGGAGGTCGTCAAGGCCAAGGGCGTCCTCATCGGCGACACGGTCGTGCTCCGCAAGGCCGGTGACGTCATCCCGGAGATCCTCGGCCCGGTGGTCGACCTCAGGGACGGCAGCGAGCGGGAGTTCGTGATGCCGGGCGAGTGCCCCGAGTGCGGCACACCGCTGCGGCCCATGAAGGAGGGCGACATCGACCTGCGTTGCCCCAACGCCCGCGCGTGCCCGGCCCAGTTGCGGGAGCGGGTCTCCTACCTCGCGGGCCGGGAGTGCCTGGACATCGAGCACTTCGGCGCGGTGGCCGCCGCCGCGCTCACCCGCCCGCTGGAGCCGGCCGACCCGCCGCTCGTGGACGAGGGCGACCTGTTCGACCTGACGGTGGAGAAGCTGCTGCCCATCAAGGCCTATGTCCTCGACCCGGACAGCGGACTGCCCAAGCGCGACCCGAAGACCGGCGAGGAGAAGGTCGTCACGGTCTTCGCCAACCAGAAGGGCGAGCCGAAGAAGAACACCCTCGCGCTGCTGGCGAACATCGAGGCGGCCAAGTCCCGTCCGCTCGCCCGCTTCCTGAACGGGCTGTCGATCCGGCACGTGGGCCCGGTCGCCGCGCAGGCCCTCGCGCGCGAGTTCCGCTCCATCGACCGCATCGAACAGGCGACCGAGGCGGAGCTGGCGGCCACCGACGGCGTCGGCCCGATCATCGCCGCCGCGCTCAAGGAGTGGTTCGCCGAGGACTGGCACCGCGAGATCGTCCGCAAGTGGAAGGCCGCCGGGGTCCCGCTGGAGGACCAGTCCTCCGGCGAGGAGGAGGGGCCGCGTCCGCTGGCGGGGCTCACGGTCGTCGTCACCGGCACGCTGGAGAACTTCACCCGGGACGGCGCCAAGGAGGCGCTGCAGGGCCAGGGCGCGAAGGTGACCGGTTCGGTGTCGAAGAAGACCTCGTTCGTCGTAGTGGGTGACAACCCTGGATCGAAGTACGACAAGGCCATGCAGCTGAAGGTTCCCGTTCTGAACGAGGACGGTTTCAACGTCCTGTTGGAACAGGGCCCCGAGGCGGCGGCCGAAGTCGCGCTTCCGACCGGGGAGTAGCGGTTGAAGGCCACCCGATCGGCGCATATCAGATGCATACGGGTGGCCCGGGCGCATTCGGGCAACCGTCGGAGACCGCTGCCCGTGGAAGCCTTCCGCGGCCTACTGTTGAGGTGTGCGCCTGCCGTGCCCAGCTGCGGCTGGGGCACCTCCGTGCCCTCCAGGGGCCCGGGGAAGGTTTCTTCGGCGCGGAGCTGCTGATGGTTGTCGGGCATCGGGCCGCGTGGCGTGGGCACCGCCGGCTGTGAGAGGGACGGGAATGGAACCGACCGAGAGCGCCGCCCCGGACTCATGGCTGCGCCTGCGCCGCCGGGCGGTCGCGTGGCGGGGGTACCGGTGGACCGGCCGGGCCGACGGGCGTACGGGCGGTCGGCCGCGCCCGGCCGGACCGGGCGCCGCCACCGAAGCCCACGCCCCCCTGCGGGCCGTCGAGTCCGCCCCGGGCCTGGCCGGTGCCGAGGCCGAACGGCACCCGTCCTGGCCGGCGCTGCCCGCGGCCCTCGTGGCCGCCGCGGGCTTCGCCCTGGGCGCCGCCTTCTACCGCGCCTACATCGGCCACCACGCCCTCTTCCCCTGCGGCACGGTCGGCTGGTCGCTGGCCCTGCTGACCGGCGTCATCGTCGGCCACCTCGTCATGCTGGGCCGCGCCCGCTGGTGGGGCGGCACCGGCTCGGGGGCCGCCCTCACCCTCGCCGTCCTGCTGCTGTACGGCTGGGTCCCGGCCGGCCTGGTCAGCCTCACCGTCGTCGTGCTGGTCGGCATCGCCCGCCGGCACCGCTGGCGGCAGGGTGTGCTGCACGGCGCGGTCGACGTCCTCGGCATCGGCGCCGGCGCCCTGCTGCTGGGCGCGTTCGGCCGGGTCCCGAGCGTCGAGTCGCCCTGGCGGCCCGACACCTGGAGCATCGCCACGGCCCCGCAGGTCGTCCTGGTCGCCGTCGCCTACCTCGCCGTCAGCCGCGGCCTGCTGTGGTACCTGCACTCCCCGCGCGGCGGCGGGGTGCCCACCGTCGCCCGCACCGCCCTGGTCCGGCAGGGCCTGGTCGCCGTGGCACTGCTCGGCATCGCGCCCCTGCTGTGCGTCGTCGCCGACGCCCAGCCGATCCTGCTCCCGCTCTTCGCCATCCCGCTCATCGCCCTGGACTCCACGCTGTGGATGGCCCGCGCCCGCGCCGAGGAACAGCTGCGCGACCCGCTGACCGGACTGCCCAACCGGCAGTGGCTGCTGGAGCGGATCTGGACGGCCCTGGACGACGCCGAGCGTATCGGCGCCCGAGCCGCGCTCATGCTGATCGACCTCGATCGTTTCCGCTCGGTGAACGACACGCTCGGTCATCTGGCCGGCGACCGGCTGCTGCTCCAGATAGCCGACCGGCTGCGGCTCGCCCTGCCGCGCGGCGCCGAGGCCGCCCGGCTCGGCGGCGACGAGTTCGCCGTCTTACTGCCCGTCGCCGACTCCACGACGTCGGCCACCCGGGTCGCCCGCGGCCTGGTCACCGCCCTCAGCTCCCCGCTCGATCTGGACGGCCTCACCCTCGTCCTGGAGGCCAGCGCGGGCGTCGCCGTCTTCCCCGACCACGCCCTCGACGCCGAGGGTCTGCTGCGCCGCGCCGACGTCGCGATGTACCAGGCGAAGCGGGACCGCACGGGCGTCGAGGTCTACGAGTCCAAGCGCGACTCCAACACCCCGGACCGCCTGGGCCTGCTGGGCGACCTGCGCCGGGCGCTGGACGCGCACGAGGTGCAGCTCCACTACCAGCCCAAGGTCCGCTTCGACGGACAGGTCGCCGGCCTGGAGGCCCTCGTCCGCTGGGTGCACCCCGAGCGCGGCAAGGTGCCGCCGGACGAGTTCATAGCGATAGCCGAGTCCTCGGGGCTGATGCCCCACCTCACCGAGTACGTGCTGGAGACCGCGCTCGGCCAGGTCGCCCGGTGGCGCGCACAGGGCCTGCGGGTGCCCGTCGCCGTCAACGTCTCCCCGCGCGACGTCCACACCCCGGGATTCGCCGGATCGGTCGCCGCGCGCCTCGCCCGGCACGGGGTCCCCGCCGGAGCGCTCCAGCTGGAGATCACGGAACACGTCCTGCTGGAGGACCCGCAGCGGGCCGCCGACACCCTCGCCGGCCTCACCGGCCACGGCGTGAAGATGTCCCTCGACGACTTCGGCACCGGGTATTCGTCGCTGGTGCACCTGCGGCGGCTCCCCGTCAGCGAGCTGAAGATCGACCGCTCCTTCGTGGCCCGGCTGGCCGTCGACGCCCAGGACGCGGAGATCGTGCGCTGCACGGTGGACCTCGCGCATTCGCTGGGGCTGCTGGTCGTCGCCGAGGGCGTGGAGGACGACGAGACCTGGGAGCGGCTGCGGGACCTGGGGTGCGACGCGGTGCAGGGCTGGCTGGTCGCCGCCGCGATGCCGCCCGAGGAGACCACGGCGTGGCTGCTGGCCCGGGGCTCCCGGGGGTGGCAGCGGCCGCGCGCCGCACTGCCCGCGGCCGAGTAGGCCGCGGCCGGCCTAGCGCCCCGCGAAGTGGCCGATCAGCAGTGACAGGCGCGTCTCGTGCGCGGGTGCCGGCAGTCTGCCGCTGCGCATCAGCGTCACCAGACCGTGCAGCCCCGCCCAGAACGTCTCCGTCAGCAGCCCGCAGTCCTCGCCCTCGGCCGCGATCGGCTCCACCGCGAAGCGCAGTTCGGCGAAGGCCTCCCGCAGCGGAGCCGGAGCCTCCTCGGTGGCGAACGGGAGGTCCACCAGGTGGGTGAACATCACGTCGTAGAGGGCGGGCCGGCGCTCGGCGAAGGACGTGTACGTCCTGGCCACCGCCGCCAGCGCCTCCCGGGTGCCGTGCGCCGCGGTGCGGGCCTGCCGTAGTTCCGCCGCCAGATCGGCGCACCCCTGCACCGCGACCGCCGCCATGATCGCGTCCTTGCCCTTGAAGTGGCTGTAGAGGACGGGCTGGCTGTACTCGATCTCCGCGGCCAGCCGGCGCGTGGTCACCGCGTCCCAGCCCTCGGCCTCCGCCAGCTCCCGCGCGGCCGTGACGATGAGCCGCTCGCGTTCCGCTCGTTCGCGCTCCCGGCGCGTCTGGATCGACATGCCTCGGATTCTAGCAGCGCTAGCCAAACTGTCGGCGCTCTGCTAGCGTCGCTCACACATCTAGCGCTGCTAGCCAAAGAAACGGGGAGAAAAACATGACCGTGACCGCGTACACCCTGGCCGTCCTGCTCGACCTGTTCTGCGTGTTCCTCGGCTACCGGTTCTGGTTCCAGCCCGGTCCGGCGGCGGCCGGCTACGGCGTCCCGGCCGACCCGCGCGGCGACGCCCGCGCCTACCTGACGGTCAAGGGACTCCGGGACGGCGCCTTCGGACTGGTGGGCCTCGCCCTGCTCGCCTTCGCCGGAGCCCGCGCCGAGGCCTGGTTCATGGTCTGCGTGGCTCTCGTACCGTTCGCGGACACGGTGATCGTGCTGCGCAACGGCGGCACGAAAGCCGTCGCTTTCGGGATCCACTTCGCCACCGCGATCGTTGTACTGATCAGTGCCGGACTGCTCTTCGCGGTCTGACCGCCCGAAGCGGGCGCCACACGAGGGGGATGTGCCATGTCGTTGTTCGTGCCCAGGTTCGACGAGACCGTGCTGGTCCGGGACGCCGAGGCCGAGGTCCTCGGCGGTGCCCCCGTCGGCGTGCGGCTGCTGGCCGACAGCAGCGCCACCGGCGGCGCGCTGTCCACCGTGCGCGTCACGCTCGGCGAGGGCGCCGACGGCGCCCGGCCGCATGTGCACCACAACTCGGCCGAGATGTTCTACCTGCTCGACGGTGAGGCCGAGGTCCTCTCCGGCGACGACGTCGTGACCGCCGGGCGCGGCGACCTGATCATCGTCCCGCCCGACCGCCCCCACGCCTTCGCCGCCGCCCCCGGCAGCACCGCCGACCTGCTCATCGTCATCGCCCCGGGCGTCGAGCGCTTCGAGTACTTCCGCCACCTCCAGCGCATCCGCCTCGGCGAGGCCACCCCGGAGAGCCTGCTGGAGGTCCAGGAGCTGTACGACAACCACTTCCTCGCGAGCGACGCCTGGGACGGCCGCCACCGGTGAGCGCCGGGCCGCCGGCAAACCGTTTAACAGGCACGGGCCACCGCCCCATAGGATTGGGCCAAACCACACACACTCACCCCAGAGGATCGCTGCATGCCTGGCATCACGCGCGAGGAGGTCGCCCACCTCGCCCGGCTGGCGCGTCTGGAGCTGAAGCCCGAAGAGCTTGAACACTTCGCCGGCCAGCTGGACGACATCATCGGCGCGGTGGCCCGCGTCAGCGAGGTCGCCGACCAAGACGTACCGCCGACCTCGCACCCGCTCCCGCTGACGAACGTCATGCGGCCGGACGAGATCCGTCCCTCGCTCACCCCCGAGCAGGCGCTCTCCTGCGCCCCGGCCCAGGAGCAGCAGCGTTTCAAGGTGCCGCAGATCCTGGGGGAGGAGTGACCGCCATGACGGACAACGCCATCATCAAGCTCACCGCGGCCGAGACCGCCGCGAAGATCGCCTCAGGCGAACTGACGGCGGTCCAGGTCACCGAGGCCCACCTCGCGCGGATCGAGGCGGTGGACGAGAAGGTGCACGCCTTCCTCCACGTCGACCGCGAGGGCGCCCTCGCCCAGGCCCGTGCCGTGGACGAGAAGCGGGAGCGCGGCGAGAAGCTCGGCCCGCTGGCCGGCGTCCCGCTCGCGCTCAAGGACATCTTCACCACCGAGGGCGTGCCCACGACCGTCGGCTCGAAGATCCTGGAGGGCTGGATCCCGCCGTACGACGCGACGGTCACCAAGCGGCTGAAGGCCGCCGACATCGTCATCCTCGGCAAGACCAACATGGACGAGTTCGCCATGGGGTCCTCCACCGAGAACAGTGCCTACGGCCCGACCGGCAACCCCTGGGACCTCACCCGGATCCCCGGCGGCTCCGGCGGCGGCTCCTCCGCCGCGCTCGCCGCCTACGAGGCCCCGCTCGCCATCGGCACCGACACCGGCGGTTCCATCCGCCAGCCGGCCGCCGTCACCGGCACGGTCGGCGTGAAGCCGACGTACGGCGGCGTCTCCCGCTACGGCATGGTCGCCTTCTCGTCCTCCCTCGACCAGGGCGGCCCCTGCGCCCGCACGGTCCTGGACGCGGCCCTGCTGCACGAGGTGATCGCCGGGCACGACCCGCTCGACTCCACCTCCATCGACGCCCCCGTCCCGCCGGTGGTCGAGGCCGCCCGCAACGGCAGCGTCCAGGGCATGCGCGTCGGCGTGGTCAGGCAGTTCCGCGGCGAGGGCTACCAGGCCGGCGTCATCCAGCGCTTCGACGAGTCCGTCGAGCTGCTGAAGGAGCTGGGCGCCGAGATCGTCGAGCTGGACTGCCCGTCCTTCGACCTCGCCCTGTCGGCGTACTACCTGATCGCCCCGTCCGAGTGCTCCTCCAACCTCGCCCGCTTCGACGGCCTGCGCTACGGCCTGCGCACCGGTGACGACGGCACGCACTCCGCCGAGGAGGTCACCTCCCTCACCCGCGAGGCCGGCTTCGGCCCCGAGGTGAAGCGCCGCATCATGCTCGGCACGTACGCCCTGTCGAGCGGTTACTACGACGCGTACTACGGCAGCGCCCAGAAGGTCCGCACGCTGATCAAGCAGGACTTCGACAAGGCCTTCGAGCAGGTCGACGTGATCGTCTCCCCGACGACCCCGACCACCGCCTTCGCGATCGGCGAGCGCGCCGACGACCCGATGGCGATGTACCTCGCGGACCTGTGCACCATCCCGACCAACCTGGCGGGCAACGCGGCCATGTCCCTGCCCTGCGGCCTCGCCCCGGAGGACAACCTCCCGGTCGGCCTGCAGATCATCGCCCCGGTGATGAAGGACGACCGGCTGTACAAGGTGGGCGCCGCCGTCGAGGCCGCCTACGTGGAAAAGTGGGGTCACCCGCTGCTGGAGGAGGCTCCGTCGCTGTGAGCGCACTGACCAAGGCCAAGGGCTTCAAGAAGTCCAGGTCCGGTACGTACCTGTCCATGGCCGCCACCGCGTTCGGTGCGGTCGGCGCCGCGAAGCAGATCAAGAAGGCGCGCGCCGAGAACGACACGCTGCGGCTCGTCGACGCCGTCGTCACCGCGGCCGGCATCGTCACCGGCCTCGCCATCCTCTACCGCGAGCTGAAGCGGCTGGGCGACGACGACGTCCTGCTGGGCTGAGAGGGAAGTTTCACCGTGACCACCACGACCGACCTGGTGTCGTACGAGGACGCGCTGGCGTCGTACGACCCCGTCATGGGCCTTGAGGTCCATGTCGAACTCGGCACCAAGACGAAGATGTTCTGCGGCTGCTCGACGGCGCTCGGTGCCGACCCGAACAGCCAGACCTGCCCGGTCTGCCTCGGCCTGCCCGGCGCGCTCCCGGTCGTCAACGCGACCGGCGTCGAGTCCGCGATCAAGATCGGTCTCGCGCTGAACTGCGAGATCGCCGAGTGGTGCCGCTTCGCCCGGAAGAACTACTTCTATCCGGACATGCCGAAGAACTTCCAGACCTCCCAGTACGACGAGCCGATCGCCTTCAACGGCTACCTCGACGTGCAGCTGGAGGACGGCGAGGTCTTCCGCGTGGAGATCGAGCGCGCCCACATGGAGGAGGACACCGGCAAGTCGACGCACGTCGGCGGCGCCACCGGCCGTATCCACGGCGCGTCCCACTCCCTGCTGGACTACAACCGCGCCGGCATCCCGCTGATCGAGATCGTCACCAAGCCGATCGAGGGCGCCGGCGAGCGCGCCCCCGAGGTGGCGAAGGCGTACGTCCGCGAGCTGCGCGAGCTGATCCGTGCCCTCGATGTGTCCGAGGCCCGCATGGAGATGGGCCAGATGCGCTGCGACGTGAACCTGTCGCTGATGCCGAAGGGCGCCGAGAAGTTCGGCACGCGCTCGGAGACGAAGAACGTCAACTCCCTGCGCTCGGTGGAGCGCGCGGTGCGTTTCGAGATCCAGCGGCACGCGGCGGTGCTGTCCTCCGGTGGCACCATCGTCCAGGAGACCCGCCACTTCCACGAGGACACCGGGTCCACGACCTCGGGCCGCGTGAAGGAGGAGGCCGAGGACTACCGGTACTTCCCGGAGCCCGACCTGGTGCCGGTCGCGCCCTCGCGCGAGTGGGTCGAGAAGATCCGCGCGGCCCTGCCCGAGCTGCCGCTGGCCCGCCGCACCCGGCTGCTGGCCGAGTGGGGCATCTCCGCCACCGACATGCAGGCGATCCTCAACGCCGGTGCACTGGACCCGATCGTCGCCACCATCGACGCCGGTGCCGACGCGGCCTCCGCCCGCAAGTGGTGGATGGGCGAACTGGCGCGCAGCGCCAACGAGTCCGGCAAGACGCTGGACGAGCTGGCGATCACCCCGCAGCAGGTGGCCCGGGTCGCCGAGCTGGTCGCGAAGGGTGACCTGAACGACAAGCTGGCCCGTCAGGTCATCGAGGGCGTCCTCGCGGGCGAGGGCACCCCGGACGAGGTCGTCGACAAGCGCGGCCTGAAGGTCGTCTCCGACGAGGGCGCGCTGACCGCCGCCGTCGAGGAGGCCATCGCCGGAAACCCGGCCATCGCGGACAAGATCCGCGGCGGCAAGGTGGCCGCGGCCGGCGCCCTGGTCGGCGCGGTCATGAAGGCCACCCGCGGCCAGGCCGACGCGGCCCGCGTCAAGGAGCTGATCCTGGAGAAGCTGGGCGTCGTCGAGGGCTGAGCCCGAGCACAGCCGTACGGCCCCGGAGGCATGTCCTCCGGGGCCGTACCGCCGGCTGCGGCGGCCCATCGCCCGGGTGAACCCGAGCAGGCGCCCGCGGTCGGCGTTCAGCGGGTCCACCGAGTCACGGGCCGGCCCGGCCATGAACTCGTTCGGGCTCTCCTCGGCGCACACCTCGCTCCGCAGCAGCCGGTCCCGGCAGCCGTCCGGCAGCCAGTCGGCGGCCTCGGCGGTCACGGCGCCCGTACGGGCCCGGTTCCGGTGCCACCACAGCAGCCACAGCGCGTGCGGGGTCGGTCACGGACGACCTGCTCGGCCACCG contains these protein-coding regions:
- the ligA gene encoding NAD-dependent DNA ligase LigA, whose product is MAGDKQQAETAVPAEARDKHAQLAEQIEEHRFRYYVKDAPVISDAEFDALLKSLEALEEQYPELRTPDSPTQKVAGSYATEFTAVEHRERMLSLDNTFNDDELAAWAERIARELGDQTYHFLCELKVDGLAVNLTYEKGRLTRAATRGDGRTGEDITPNVRTITEIPDRLAGDRVPDLVEIRGEVYFPMEKFLELNERLVAAGDKPFANPRNAAAGSLRQKDPRVTATRPLHMVVHGIGALEGYTGMTRLSQAYDLLKSWGLPTSPHNRVVDDLDGVRQFIAHYGENRHSVEHEIDGVVVKLDEIRLQGRLGSTARAPRWAIAYKYAPEEVNTKLIDIKVGVGRTGRVTPYAQVQPVTVAGSEVEFATLHNQEVVKAKGVLIGDTVVLRKAGDVIPEILGPVVDLRDGSEREFVMPGECPECGTPLRPMKEGDIDLRCPNARACPAQLRERVSYLAGRECLDIEHFGAVAAAALTRPLEPADPPLVDEGDLFDLTVEKLLPIKAYVLDPDSGLPKRDPKTGEEKVVTVFANQKGEPKKNTLALLANIEAAKSRPLARFLNGLSIRHVGPVAAQALAREFRSIDRIEQATEAELAATDGVGPIIAAALKEWFAEDWHREIVRKWKAAGVPLEDQSSGEEEGPRPLAGLTVVVTGTLENFTRDGAKEALQGQGAKVTGSVSKKTSFVVVGDNPGSKYDKAMQLKVPVLNEDGFNVLLEQGPEAAAEVALPTGE
- a CDS encoding putative bifunctional diguanylate cyclase/phosphodiesterase is translated as MEPTESAAPDSWLRLRRRAVAWRGYRWTGRADGRTGGRPRPAGPGAATEAHAPLRAVESAPGLAGAEAERHPSWPALPAALVAAAGFALGAAFYRAYIGHHALFPCGTVGWSLALLTGVIVGHLVMLGRARWWGGTGSGAALTLAVLLLYGWVPAGLVSLTVVVLVGIARRHRWRQGVLHGAVDVLGIGAGALLLGAFGRVPSVESPWRPDTWSIATAPQVVLVAVAYLAVSRGLLWYLHSPRGGGVPTVARTALVRQGLVAVALLGIAPLLCVVADAQPILLPLFAIPLIALDSTLWMARARAEEQLRDPLTGLPNRQWLLERIWTALDDAERIGARAALMLIDLDRFRSVNDTLGHLAGDRLLLQIADRLRLALPRGAEAARLGGDEFAVLLPVADSTTSATRVARGLVTALSSPLDLDGLTLVLEASAGVAVFPDHALDAEGLLRRADVAMYQAKRDRTGVEVYESKRDSNTPDRLGLLGDLRRALDAHEVQLHYQPKVRFDGQVAGLEALVRWVHPERGKVPPDEFIAIAESSGLMPHLTEYVLETALGQVARWRAQGLRVPVAVNVSPRDVHTPGFAGSVAARLARHGVPAGALQLEITEHVLLEDPQRAADTLAGLTGHGVKMSLDDFGTGYSSLVHLRRLPVSELKIDRSFVARLAVDAQDAEIVRCTVDLAHSLGLLVVAEGVEDDETWERLRDLGCDAVQGWLVAAAMPPEETTAWLLARGSRGWQRPRAALPAAE
- a CDS encoding TetR/AcrR family transcriptional regulator, with translation MSIQTRRERERAERERLIVTAARELAEAEGWDAVTTRRLAAEIEYSQPVLYSHFKGKDAIMAAVAVQGCADLAAELRQARTAAHGTREALAAVARTYTSFAERRPALYDVMFTHLVDLPFATEEAPAPLREAFAELRFAVEPIAAEGEDCGLLTETFWAGLHGLVTLMRSGRLPAPAHETRLSLLIGHFAGR
- a CDS encoding DUF4267 domain-containing protein codes for the protein MTVTAYTLAVLLDLFCVFLGYRFWFQPGPAAAGYGVPADPRGDARAYLTVKGLRDGAFGLVGLALLAFAGARAEAWFMVCVALVPFADTVIVLRNGGTKAVAFGIHFATAIVVLISAGLLFAV
- a CDS encoding cupin domain-containing protein — protein: MSLFVPRFDETVLVRDAEAEVLGGAPVGVRLLADSSATGGALSTVRVTLGEGADGARPHVHHNSAEMFYLLDGEAEVLSGDDVVTAGRGDLIIVPPDRPHAFAAAPGSTADLLIVIAPGVERFEYFRHLQRIRLGEATPESLLEVQELYDNHFLASDAWDGRHR
- the gatC gene encoding Asp-tRNA(Asn)/Glu-tRNA(Gln) amidotransferase subunit GatC translates to MPGITREEVAHLARLARLELKPEELEHFAGQLDDIIGAVARVSEVADQDVPPTSHPLPLTNVMRPDEIRPSLTPEQALSCAPAQEQQRFKVPQILGEE
- the gatA gene encoding Asp-tRNA(Asn)/Glu-tRNA(Gln) amidotransferase subunit GatA, producing the protein MTDNAIIKLTAAETAAKIASGELTAVQVTEAHLARIEAVDEKVHAFLHVDREGALAQARAVDEKRERGEKLGPLAGVPLALKDIFTTEGVPTTVGSKILEGWIPPYDATVTKRLKAADIVILGKTNMDEFAMGSSTENSAYGPTGNPWDLTRIPGGSGGGSSAALAAYEAPLAIGTDTGGSIRQPAAVTGTVGVKPTYGGVSRYGMVAFSSSLDQGGPCARTVLDAALLHEVIAGHDPLDSTSIDAPVPPVVEAARNGSVQGMRVGVVRQFRGEGYQAGVIQRFDESVELLKELGAEIVELDCPSFDLALSAYYLIAPSECSSNLARFDGLRYGLRTGDDGTHSAEEVTSLTREAGFGPEVKRRIMLGTYALSSGYYDAYYGSAQKVRTLIKQDFDKAFEQVDVIVSPTTPTTAFAIGERADDPMAMYLADLCTIPTNLAGNAAMSLPCGLAPEDNLPVGLQIIAPVMKDDRLYKVGAAVEAAYVEKWGHPLLEEAPSL
- the gatB gene encoding Asp-tRNA(Asn)/Glu-tRNA(Gln) amidotransferase subunit GatB gives rise to the protein MTTTTDLVSYEDALASYDPVMGLEVHVELGTKTKMFCGCSTALGADPNSQTCPVCLGLPGALPVVNATGVESAIKIGLALNCEIAEWCRFARKNYFYPDMPKNFQTSQYDEPIAFNGYLDVQLEDGEVFRVEIERAHMEEDTGKSTHVGGATGRIHGASHSLLDYNRAGIPLIEIVTKPIEGAGERAPEVAKAYVRELRELIRALDVSEARMEMGQMRCDVNLSLMPKGAEKFGTRSETKNVNSLRSVERAVRFEIQRHAAVLSSGGTIVQETRHFHEDTGSTTSGRVKEEAEDYRYFPEPDLVPVAPSREWVEKIRAALPELPLARRTRLLAEWGISATDMQAILNAGALDPIVATIDAGADAASARKWWMGELARSANESGKTLDELAITPQQVARVAELVAKGDLNDKLARQVIEGVLAGEGTPDEVVDKRGLKVVSDEGALTAAVEEAIAGNPAIADKIRGGKVAAAGALVGAVMKATRGQADAARVKELILEKLGVVEG